The genomic region AACCAGGTCAACTGTAGCCAAATAAAACGACAAAATTACTACTAACACCACAACGACTCCTGTCGATGCCATAGTATGTTTCTTATCAGGCCATGCAATTTTATTAAATTCGTTCTGGACTTCAGAAGTGAATTCTTTTACCGTTTCAACACTATACTTTGACTTTTGATCTACTAAAGTCTCACTTTTGTCGTTAACTTTTCCTTCTTTTGCCATCATTCTGGCCTCAATGAAATGGTCCTAATTGACACAAACCTACAATGCATACTGAGCCAAACATCAAGCCCAATTGAAATATTCATCCTAAAATAGTTGGCAGGCCAGGAGGGACTCGAACCCCCAGCCCTCGGATTTGGAGTCCGATGCTCTACCATTAGAGCTACTGGCCTGCGCTACCTATTTTGTTTCTTTATGTGTTGTATGCGCTCTGCAAAAAGGGCAAAACTTCTTAAGCTCTAGTTTCTGGGGAGTTTTTCTCTTATTCTTGGTGCTGGTATAATTTCTTTGCTTACAATCTGTACATCCTAACGTAATTATATCTCTCATGAAATATCACCAATGTGTTTTGCTTTCGCAGTACTTCTTCCGAATCATATACAAATTAATATAAAAAACATTAAGAGAAGATGACTTATCACCTTCTCTTAATGTTTTGACCCAGAGACATACCTAGGGGCAATGTTATGTATAGGCTTAATTATTCGACAATCTTATTGATTACACCGGCGCCAACTGTTCTGCCACCTTCGCGGATAGCAAAACGCAACCCTTCGGTCATTGCTATCGGGGTGATGAGACAACCATCAATCGATACATTATCTCCCGGCATTACCATCTCTACTCCCTCTGGTAATGTTACAACGCCGGTTACATCAGTAGTACGGAAATAGAACTGCGGACGGTAGCCATTAAAAAATGGGG from Desulfobulbaceae bacterium harbors:
- the secE gene encoding preprotein translocase subunit SecE; this encodes MMAKEGKVNDKSETLVDQKSKYSVETVKEFTSEVQNEFNKIAWPDKKHTMASTGVVVVLVVILSFYLATVDLVLGKLIGAVLR
- the rpmG gene encoding 50S ribosomal protein L33, whose amino-acid sequence is MRDIITLGCTDCKQRNYTSTKNKRKTPQKLELKKFCPFCRAHTTHKETK